From Deinococcus sp. LM3:
TACACGCGACCCGCACGGCTCCGGAGCATGCTGATCTGACGGAACTGCCGTTCGAGCAGGCGTGCATTGAGATCGGGGCGCGCCACCGTCTGAAGGAGCCATACGCGTTTCAGCTGGCGCCGGGTGGGGCGGTGCATCTGGTGCGGCTGTCGGACGGTGAGGCGCTGTGTGGACGGGGACCGAAGGTGTATGCGGGAGGGATGCGGGTGACGGGGCCACTGTCATGCCGGGCGTGTGTGAAGGTGGTGGCGCGGCGGTTGCGGAGCAGTCTGGGTCGTCGGGCGGCGAGGTTAACGCCGACCCGCTGATGGGGGAGGGGTCTGAGCGGATGTATTGGAGAGACAAGTTGGTTGGGCAGTCGGGCCGGGACCCGATCGTCCGGCTCGCCGTCCGTCTGAATGACACCCTGTAAGTGTGGGGTGATCGGCACGAGTGCTCGAGGCGGCCGGTCAGTTGAACTCTCGTCCTGTGAAGCCGAAGCCGATAGGGTACTGGGCGCAAGTAGGAATCGAGATCCAGTTCGAGCAGCAGAGGGACTTCCATAAGAAGGTCTACTGGTGTACGCAAAACCAGTATATAAGAGACCAATCACTCGCCACTCCCACCCACTTCGCATTCCCGCCCCTCTCCGCTTTTCCCCAAGCTCAGGCACAGGCAGAAGCAGGAAGGAACTGATTCCTCTGGGAGCTAACCTTTTATATACTGGAAAGTGTGAGTGCAGCGACTGCCGATCTCCACCACCTGCTCCGTCAGGGAGACCTGCACGGCGCTCTGGACGCCCTCACCCCCCTCCTGCCGGGCCCGCCCGGCAGCGCCACCCACCTCAACGTCCTCAGCGGCATCCGCGTGTATTGCCGCTGGATCGAGGAAACCCGAGGCAGCCTCCTCCACGCCACCCACACCCAGGCCGAGGCGTACAGCGCCTGGCTGGCCGAGCACTACGCTCCCGCCACCCACAAAAACCGCCTCACCCAGGTCCGCACCCTCTACGACCTCCTCCAGGCAGAGAGCCTCACGAAGGACAATCCCTTCCGGGACATCAAAGGCCCCCTGAACCGCCCGCACGACCACCGACCCATCTACAGCCCCAGTGACATCGACCGGCTCCTGCAGGAAGCCAATCTCGAAGAACGCGCATTGGTGCTTCTGGGCGCGCACGGCGGCCTCACCGGCCC
This genomic window contains:
- a CDS encoding tyrosine-type recombinase/integrase; this encodes MSAATADLHHLLRQGDLHGALDALTPLLPGPPGSATHLNVLSGIRVYCRWIEETRGSLLHATHTQAEAYSAWLAEHYAPATHKNRLTQVRTLYDLLQAESLTKDNPFRDIKGPLNRPHDHRPIYSPSDIDRLLQEANLEERALVLLGAHGGLTGPEVQNLTFESIDFAQGQLKLTGRTVQATEALMGALERWGHQQGHTALFSATGPLFDLPTTFHLRRRLHFLCRRAGVTYRAWHALRHAAGLQLLQQGLTPKNRQTVQDHLGLHSEESLRPLVKLKKATRS